In Hymenobacter gelipurpurascens, one DNA window encodes the following:
- the acs gene encoding acetate--CoA ligase, translating into MPETPSKHARIRTLEEYHEAYRRSVENPEQFWADVAAPFTWRRKWDKVMTSDMANGHNEWFQGARLNITENCLDRHLATRGNKLAIIYEPNDTKTRHLRLTYRELYHEVCKFANVLHDNGVEKGDRVCIYMPMIPQLAIAVLACARIGAVHSVIFAGFSATAISDRVNDAQATVVLTADGLNRGAKQIPVKRVVDEALESCPGVRRVIVVEHLGWPVQMKEGRDVWYHEEAEGVAKTCPAEEMEAEDPLFILYTSGSTGKPKGVVHSTAGYMVWADYTFRNVFQVEENDIYWCTADIGWVTGHTYLLYGPLLSGATSLMFEGIPTYPDAGRFWEVIDKHSVSIFYTAPTAIRSLMAAPLDNVLSYSLDSLRVLGSVGEPINEEAWYWYYQHVGKERCPIVDTWWQTETGGIMISALAGITPSKPTHAGLPLPGVQPVLLTQEGKEIEGNEEEGYLAIKQSWPGIIRTTYGDHERAVHTYFAPYKGYYFTGDGARRDADGLYRIIGRVDDVINVSGHRFGTAEIENAINQNHNVVESAVVAFPHDVKGQGIYAYVICRPGACEKDSDKIHIEASIIETIVAEIGKIAKPDKIQIVSGLPKTRSGKIMRRILRKVAEGEISNLGDTTTLLDPAVVDEIIEGRK; encoded by the coding sequence ATGCCCGAAACGCCCTCCAAACACGCCCGCATTCGTACGCTGGAAGAATACCACGAGGCCTACCGCCGCAGCGTAGAAAACCCCGAACAGTTCTGGGCCGATGTGGCCGCGCCCTTTACCTGGCGCCGCAAGTGGGACAAAGTAATGACCTCTGATATGGCTAACGGCCACAATGAGTGGTTTCAGGGAGCCCGCCTCAACATCACGGAGAACTGCCTCGACCGCCACTTGGCCACCCGCGGCAACAAGCTGGCCATCATCTATGAGCCGAATGATACCAAAACCCGCCATTTGCGCCTGACCTACCGCGAGCTGTACCACGAGGTGTGCAAGTTTGCCAATGTGCTGCACGACAATGGCGTGGAGAAGGGCGACCGGGTGTGCATTTATATGCCCATGATACCGCAGCTGGCCATTGCGGTGCTGGCCTGCGCCCGCATTGGGGCCGTGCATTCCGTGATTTTTGCGGGCTTCTCGGCCACTGCCATTTCCGACCGCGTGAATGATGCCCAGGCCACTGTGGTACTCACAGCCGATGGCCTGAACCGCGGCGCCAAGCAGATTCCGGTGAAGCGCGTGGTGGATGAAGCCCTGGAAAGCTGCCCCGGCGTGCGTCGCGTGATTGTGGTAGAACACCTCGGCTGGCCCGTGCAAATGAAGGAAGGCCGCGACGTGTGGTATCACGAGGAAGCTGAAGGTGTGGCCAAAACCTGCCCCGCCGAGGAAATGGAGGCCGAAGATCCGTTGTTCATCCTCTATACTTCGGGCAGCACCGGTAAGCCCAAGGGCGTAGTGCACAGCACGGCCGGCTACATGGTGTGGGCCGATTACACGTTTCGAAATGTGTTTCAGGTAGAGGAAAACGACATCTATTGGTGCACCGCCGATATAGGGTGGGTAACGGGCCATACGTATCTGCTCTACGGTCCGCTGCTGTCGGGGGCCACCTCGCTGATGTTTGAGGGCATCCCGACGTATCCCGACGCAGGCCGTTTCTGGGAGGTGATTGACAAGCACTCGGTCAGCATCTTTTATACCGCGCCCACGGCTATCCGCAGCCTGATGGCCGCCCCGCTGGATAACGTGCTCAGCTACTCTCTTGACTCGTTGCGGGTGCTGGGCTCGGTGGGGGAGCCCATCAATGAGGAAGCCTGGTATTGGTATTACCAGCACGTGGGCAAGGAGCGCTGCCCCATCGTGGATACGTGGTGGCAGACGGAAACCGGCGGTATTATGATTTCTGCTCTGGCGGGTATCACGCCCAGCAAACCCACGCACGCGGGCCTGCCGCTGCCCGGCGTGCAGCCCGTGCTGCTCACACAGGAAGGAAAGGAAATTGAGGGCAATGAAGAGGAAGGCTACTTAGCCATCAAGCAAAGTTGGCCCGGCATCATCCGGACCACCTACGGCGACCATGAGCGGGCCGTGCATACCTACTTTGCACCCTACAAGGGCTACTACTTTACCGGCGACGGCGCCCGCCGCGACGCCGACGGCCTCTACCGCATCATTGGTCGCGTCGATGACGTGATCAACGTATCGGGTCACCGCTTCGGCACGGCCGAAATTGAGAATGCCATTAACCAGAACCACAATGTGGTGGAGTCGGCGGTAGTGGCTTTCCCACACGATGTGAAGGGGCAGGGCATCTATGCCTACGTGATCTGTCGGCCCGGCGCCTGCGAAAAAGACTCCGATAAGATTCATATCGAGGCCAGCATCATCGAGACTATCGTGGCCGAAATCGGCAAAATTGCCAAGCCCGATAAAATCCAGATTGTGAGTGGCCTACCGAAAACGCGCTCCGGCAAAATCATGCGCCGCATCCTGCGCAAAGTGGCGGAAGGCGAAATCAGCAACCTCGGCGACACCACCACGCTCCTCGACCCAGCGGTAGTGGATGAGATTATCGAAGGGCGGAAGTAA